The DNA region CTGGACCTCGACGACGTCGACGCGGCCACCAAGATCGGCTCCGGTTGCCGCATGTGCGACCGCCCGGCGTGCCCGCAACGGGCCTTCCCGCCGCTCAACCACGCACTGCGGGTCGACGCCCACCGGTCCTCGCTCTCGCCGTACCTCCTCGGTGAACCGGCCTCCCCCGGCGGGGCGGCTGGCCTACCCTGACGGCCATGAGCCAGCCCCACGAGAGCAGCGACAGCCGCGACGGAACCGCCGCGGCTGTCCCCCGCATCCGGCCCGGCGGCCTCCGCGAACTCGGCCCGTTCGGCTGGGCCGTCAACCGGCTCGGCGCACGTGTCACCGGCACCCGCGACGTGCACCTGTTCGCCACCCTCGGCCACGCCCGCCGCCTGTTCCCCGCGTGGCTCGCCTACTCAGGGATGATGATGCCCTTCGGCGTCCTCGACCGCCGCACCACCGAACTGGTCATCCTGCGCGTCGCGCACTTGCGGGGCAGCGCGTACGAGCGGGCCCACCACGAGCGGATCGGGGCGGGAGTAGGACTCGACGACGACGAGATCACCCGCACCACCGCCGACCCCGCCACCGCCGGGTGGCCGAACCGGCTGCGAGCGCTGTTGACCGCGGTCGACGAGCTGGTGCAGACCAAGGACATCTCGGACGACACCTGGGCGGAGCTCTCCTCGCACCTCGGCGACTCCGAGTTGGTGGGGCTGGTGCAGCTGGTGGCGCAGTACGACGGATTGGCCACGTCGCTGCACGCACTCCGGGTCCAGCCGGACCGCCCTGCCTGACCGGCTCCGCCGGCCCGAGTCGAGCCCGGGGCGCGGCGGCGCAGGTCAGACGCGCACGGGTGGCGACAGACAGACGCGGGCCCGCTCGTCGAGCTCCTCGACCACCGTCTGCCCCGCCGGCACCGTCAGCGGACGCCCCTGCACGGTGCACTCGAAGTCGGCGCCGTTGAGGTTCTCGATCGTGATCTCGGCATGCGTGCACCGGACCCGGACGTGCGTACCCCGGACCGTGAGCCGGAAGGTCAGTCCCGACCACTCCGCGGGCACCCGCGGGTCGAACGAGATGTCGCCCCGGTAGTCCCGCATCCCGCCGAACCCGCTCACGAGCGCGGACCAGACCCCGCCGGTGGAGGCCACGTGGATGCCGTCCGCGGCATTGCCGTGCACGTCGGCCAGGTCCACCACGAGCGCCTTCTGGAAGTGCTCGAACGCCTCGTCGCAGTACCCGATCTCGGCGGCGATGATCGACTGCACCACCGCGGACAGCGTGGAGTCACCGGTGGTGAGCGGGTCGTAGTACTCGAAGTTCGCCCGCTTCTCCGCCTCGGAGAACTCGTCGCCGCGCAGGAACATCGCCAGCACCACGTCGGCCTGCTTGAGCACCTGGTGCCGGTAGATCACCAGCGGGTGGAAGTGCAGCAGCAGCGGCCGGCGCGGGTCCTCGAGATCCTGGTCCCAGACCTCCTTGGCGAGGAAATCCTGGTCCTGCGGGTGCACGCCCAGTTCCTCGTCGAACGCGATCACCATGTTCTTGGCGGCGCGCCTCCACTCGGCGATCTCGTCGTCACGGAGGTTCAACCGTCGGCAGATGCCCTCCCACCGGCCGTCGCCGAGGTCGGCGATGCGCTTGCAGGCGATCGACGCGGCGACCAGGTTGAACCGGGCCATCGCGTTGGTGAACAGGTTGTTGTCCACGACGGTGGTGTACTCGTCGGGCCCGGTTACGCCGTGGATGTGGAACATGCCGTCGCCGTCGAAGAACCCGAGCGAGACCCACATCCGTGCGGTCTCGACCAGCATGTCCACGCCCTCGCGGATCATGAACTCCTGGTCGTCGGTGGCCCACAGGTACTTGACCAGGGCGTGCGCGATGTCGGCGTTGATGTGGTACTGCGCGGTACCGGCCTCGTAGTACGCCGACGCCTCCTCGCCGTTGATGGTCCGCCACGGATAGAGGGCGCCCTTGACCGACAGGTACTTGGCCCGGTCGCGTGCCTTGTCCAGCATGTTATAGCGGAAGCGCAGGGCGTTCCGGGCGAACCGCGGCATCGTGTACGTGAGGAACGGCAGGACGTAGGTCTCGGTGTCCCAGAAGTAGTGGCCGGAGTAGCCACTGCCGGTGACGCCCTTGGCGGCGATCCCGTTGTACTCGGCCCGAGCCGATGCCTGGGCCAGCTGGAAGAGGTTGAACCGGATGGCCTGCTGCGTCTCTGTCGGCCCCTCCACCTCGACGTCGGCGCGGTCCCAGAAGTGGTCGTACCAGTCCCGCTGGGTCCGGTGCAGGTCCTCGACCCCGCGTACTCGGGCCCGGCCCAGGGTGCGCGAGCAGCGCTCGGCCAACTCGCTGGCGGGGACGACCTCGGAGGTGTGGTACGCGGCCAGCTTGGTCAGTTTGAGCACGCGCCCCGGCGTGACGTGCGCGTGGTAGACGACCTTGGAGGAGTCGTCGTCGATCTCGTGGCTCATGGCCACGTCGTCCTCGGTCTCGAGCAGGTGGTCGACCGCGACGGCGATCGTCATCCCCGAGTTGGTGCACCGGTAGCCGTGCACGTGGTAGCCGCCCTGCTCCTCGGTGACCTGCGGGTCGAGTACGCGGTGCTCGAGCCCCTCCGCGCGGCGGGGGTCGAAACCCTGTGCCGGGGCACCCTCCGAGGAACT from Dietzia sp. B32 includes:
- a CDS encoding glycoside hydrolase family 65 protein, which produces MTRIPISRGPVHDTVGQSVPGNIRTTYGVNLRSHLEVPEINRSTHPADPWRWVETRPKASPLGVSETQFTVANGYLGMRGNPEEGRDSVQHGTFVNGFHETWHIQHAEDAYGLAREGQTMIQAPDTKTIRIYVDDEPLRLSVADLEHYERSIDFRDGVLRREVVWRTPAGKKVVIRSSRMVSMVEKHLAVMTYEIELPDEPGPVVISSQVLNRQDGENEYSSSEGAPAQGFDPRRAEGLEHRVLDPQVTEEQGGYHVHGYRCTNSGMTIAVAVDHLLETEDDVAMSHEIDDDSSKVVYHAHVTPGRVLKLTKLAAYHTSEVVPASELAERCSRTLGRARVRGVEDLHRTQRDWYDHFWDRADVEVEGPTETQQAIRFNLFQLAQASARAEYNGIAAKGVTGSGYSGHYFWDTETYVLPFLTYTMPRFARNALRFRYNMLDKARDRAKYLSVKGALYPWRTINGEEASAYYEAGTAQYHINADIAHALVKYLWATDDQEFMIREGVDMLVETARMWVSLGFFDGDGMFHIHGVTGPDEYTTVVDNNLFTNAMARFNLVAASIACKRIADLGDGRWEGICRRLNLRDDEIAEWRRAAKNMVIAFDEELGVHPQDQDFLAKEVWDQDLEDPRRPLLLHFHPLVIYRHQVLKQADVVLAMFLRGDEFSEAEKRANFEYYDPLTTGDSTLSAVVQSIIAAEIGYCDEAFEHFQKALVVDLADVHGNAADGIHVASTGGVWSALVSGFGGMRDYRGDISFDPRVPAEWSGLTFRLTVRGTHVRVRCTHAEITIENLNGADFECTVQGRPLTVPAGQTVVEELDERARVCLSPPVRV
- a CDS encoding carboxymuconolactone decarboxylase family protein, which gives rise to MSQPHESSDSRDGTAAAVPRIRPGGLRELGPFGWAVNRLGARVTGTRDVHLFATLGHARRLFPAWLAYSGMMMPFGVLDRRTTELVILRVAHLRGSAYERAHHERIGAGVGLDDDEITRTTADPATAGWPNRLRALLTAVDELVQTKDISDDTWAELSSHLGDSELVGLVQLVAQYDGLATSLHALRVQPDRPA